One Nilaparvata lugens isolate BPH unplaced genomic scaffold, ASM1435652v1 scaffold4991, whole genome shotgun sequence genomic region harbors:
- the LOC120355853 gene encoding centrosomal protein of 162 kDa-like produces the protein MKAKKTSTPERETNETLQCDLSMISPLDLSVSSNNIATGAAGVSEATRDTKSSLARTKSLDCLPTIAESKHKPASRRDDTCRPTEDDLAAAVSNANLRSKLMKYLVEKCTEHMQKNLDEDLYRLQKEIEKEQERENELKYRLKTIQMNKEIEKMLDTNGRNIENLVENLKARNAAENFKLKCDAIAKELEKNKDRIICTNINIPENDESNEKLQLIIGETREAYEDLTSELAKQQIDEKVVEALGKTLQVTEEFAGRQKRCEEGLKQLKTLTARENTLRTMVAIEEKMNKKWKNGFL, from the exons ATGAAAGCGAAGAAAACTTCCACTCCAGAACGGGAAACGAACGAAACTCTACAATGTGATCTATCAATGATTTCCCCTCTGGATTTAA GTGTTTCATCGAACAACATTGCTACAGGGGCTGCAGGTGTGTCAGAAGCAACCCGAGACACTAAAAGCTCTTTAGCCCGAACAAAATCCTTGGATTGTCTCCCAACCATTGCCGAATCCAAG caTAAACCAGCTTCTAGGAGAGATGATACCTGTAGACCCACTGAAGACGACTTAGCCGCTGCCGTTTCTAATGCCAATTTAAGATCAAAACTAATGAAATATCTCGTGGAAAAATGCACGGAACACATGCAGAAGAACTTGGAT GAAGATTTATACAGACTACAAAAGGAAATTGAGAAAGAacaagagagagaaaatgaattgaaatatagactcaaaacaatacaaatgaacaaagaaattgagaaaatgttgGATACTAATGGAAGAAACATAGAAAATCTCGTTG agaacCTCAAAGCTAGAAACGCTgctgaaaatttcaagttgaaatgtgatGCTATTGCTAAAGAACTGGAGAAAAATAAAGATAGAATTATTTGCACCAACATAAATATTCCAGAAAATGATGAATCGAATG AAAAATTACAGCTGATTATTGGCGAGACTAGAGAAGCTTACGAAGATTTGACATCAGAATTAGCGAAACAACAGATTGATGAGAAAGTAGTTGAAGCACTAGGTAAAACTTTGCAGGTAACCGAAGAGTTCGCAGGTAGACAAAAAAG ATGTGAAGAAGGCCTCAAACAATTGAAAACTCTAACAGCACGAGAGAATACTTTGAGGACTATGGTTGCGATAGAAGAgaagatgaataaaaaatggaaaaacgGCTTCTTATAG